A portion of the Celeribacter baekdonensis genome contains these proteins:
- the lysM gene encoding peptidoglycan-binding protein LysM, producing the protein MGIWNFVKGAGKKVFKKEEDKPNADDLLAEIAALGLQADGIDVAVDGDKVVLGGTALSQEAKEKIIMAAGNIEGIASVEDTIAGADPVFHEVKKGDTLWAIAAKTLGNGSRYTEIFEANKPMLSHPDKIYPGQMLIIPQA; encoded by the coding sequence ATGGGGATCTGGAATTTTGTAAAAGGCGCCGGCAAGAAGGTCTTTAAGAAAGAAGAAGACAAACCGAACGCGGATGATTTGTTGGCCGAAATCGCAGCGCTTGGCCTTCAGGCCGATGGCATCGACGTGGCCGTGGATGGCGACAAGGTTGTCTTGGGCGGCACCGCTCTGTCTCAGGAAGCCAAAGAGAAAATCATCATGGCTGCCGGCAACATCGAAGGCATCGCCTCGGTTGAAGACACGATTGCAGGTGCCGATCCGGTGTTTCACGAAGTGAAAAAGGGCGACACGCTTTGGGCCATCGCCGCCAAAACCCTTGGCAACGGCAGCCGCTACACTGAGATCTTTGAAGCCAACAAACCGATGTTGTCACACCCGGACAAAATCTACCCGGGCCAAATGTTGATCATCCCGCAGGCCTAA
- a CDS encoding ABC transporter transmembrane domain-containing protein, producing MAADRTLTDAAEREKSKRVGALAELWPFIKPYKRLMGAAFAALVLTACISLILPVAVRRVVDGFQEAGGLLLDKYFGAALMIAGLLALGTGMRYYLVTRLGERVVADIRKSVFDRMIRMSPAFYEKIMTGEVLSRITTDTTLILSVIGSSISVALRNALIMIGGLALMLFTSAKLTGLVLLIVPVVIIPIIVLGRRLRVLSRENQDWIASSSGTASEALLSAQTVQSFTAEGPQAAHFDEVTEKSFAAAHTRIKTRAAMTVIVIALIFSGVVGVLWIGARDVRNDVMSIGELVQFVIYAIMVAGASGALSEIWGELQRAAGATERLIELLSSDDPVHDPVDPKPFPTPAKGAISFDNVRFFYPSRPNSPALDGVSFDVKPGETVALVGPSGAGKSTIIQLLQRFYDPQQGVISIDGLPIHEMLRSDFRQHLALVPQDPVIFAASAADNIRFGRPDATMEQVIAAAKAAAADDFIAKLPEGYDSYLGERGIMLSGGQKQRVAIARAILRDAPILLLDEATSALDSESEQAVQKAVEDMARTRTTLIVAHRLATVKKADRILVFEDGQIVAMGTHEALVAEGGLYARLAKLQFTNGE from the coding sequence ATGGCCGCTGACCGCACCCTTACGGACGCCGCAGAGCGTGAAAAATCGAAACGGGTTGGCGCGCTCGCAGAGCTTTGGCCCTTTATCAAACCCTATAAGCGCCTGATGGGTGCGGCCTTTGCCGCCCTCGTGCTCACCGCCTGTATTTCCCTGATCCTGCCCGTCGCCGTGCGCCGTGTGGTCGATGGCTTCCAAGAAGCGGGCGGGTTGCTTTTGGACAAATATTTTGGCGCGGCCTTGATGATCGCCGGGCTTTTGGCCCTTGGCACCGGGATGCGCTATTACCTTGTCACCCGTTTGGGCGAACGCGTGGTCGCCGACATCCGCAAATCCGTGTTTGACCGGATGATCCGCATGTCGCCTGCCTTCTACGAAAAGATCATGACCGGCGAAGTGCTCTCAAGGATCACCACCGACACCACGTTGATCCTGTCCGTCATCGGATCGTCGATCTCCGTCGCCTTGCGCAACGCCTTGATCATGATCGGCGGCTTGGCATTGATGCTGTTCACCTCGGCCAAACTTACCGGGCTCGTCCTGTTGATCGTGCCCGTGGTGATCATCCCGATCATCGTATTGGGCCGCCGCCTGCGTGTGTTGTCGCGCGAGAACCAAGACTGGATCGCCTCCTCATCGGGCACCGCCTCCGAGGCGCTTTTGTCGGCACAAACTGTGCAATCCTTCACCGCCGAAGGTCCGCAAGCCGCCCATTTTGATGAGGTCACAGAGAAAAGCTTCGCCGCCGCTCACACCCGGATCAAAACCCGCGCGGCGATGACCGTGATCGTCATTGCGCTGATCTTTTCCGGCGTGGTTGGCGTGCTTTGGATCGGCGCGCGCGATGTGCGCAACGATGTGATGTCCATCGGTGAGTTGGTGCAATTCGTGATCTACGCCATCATGGTTGCCGGCGCGTCGGGGGCCTTGTCCGAGATTTGGGGCGAATTGCAGCGCGCGGCGGGTGCGACCGAACGGTTGATCGAACTGCTCTCCTCCGACGATCCTGTTCATGACCCGGTCGATCCCAAGCCTTTCCCAACCCCGGCCAAAGGCGCGATTTCCTTTGACAATGTGCGGTTCTTTTACCCGTCACGGCCCAACAGCCCCGCTTTGGATGGTGTCTCTTTTGACGTCAAACCAGGGGAGACCGTGGCGCTTGTGGGGCCGTCCGGTGCGGGGAAATCGACGATTATTCAATTGCTTCAACGGTTTTATGACCCGCAGCAAGGCGTGATCTCCATCGACGGTCTGCCGATCCACGAGATGCTGCGCTCTGACTTCCGCCAGCACCTCGCTCTTGTGCCACAAGACCCGGTGATTTTTGCTGCCTCTGCCGCTGACAACATCCGCTTTGGCCGTCCTGACGCCACGATGGAGCAAGTCATAGCCGCCGCCAAAGCCGCCGCCGCTGACGACTTCATCGCCAAACTGCCCGAGGGCTACGACAGCTATCTGGGCGAGCGCGGCATCATGTTGTCGGGCGGGCAAAAGCAACGGGTCGCCATCGCACGCGCGATCTTGCGCGATGCGCCGATCCTGCTGTTGGACGAAGCCACCTCTGCCCTCGATTCAGAGAGCGAACAAGCCGTGCAAAAAGCGGTCGAAGACATGGCCCGCACCCGCACCACATTGATCGTGGCGCACCGGCTGGCCACCGTGAAAAAGGCCGACCGTATTTTGGTGTTTGAAGATGGACAAATCGTTGCCATGGGCACCCATGAGGCGCTTGTGGCCGAAGGTGGGCTCTATGCCCGTTTGGCCAAGTTGCAATTCACCAACGGGGAATAA
- a CDS encoding glycine betaine ABC transporter substrate-binding protein yields the protein MMKSKFFAASVLALGTMAGGAFAADECGDLKVAEFNWASGELMANVDAIILEEGFGCDVELVNGGTNTLFASMNEKGEPQIAPELWTNAVREPLAKAVEDGHMIKLLDGPITGLGEGWWVTPSFAAEHPELDTVEKLIEHPELFPYSEDKSKGAFMGCPAGWGCQPANANMFRAFDMEAKGWVLVDPGSAAGLEGSIAKAAEREQPWFGYYWNPTAVIGKYKLVPLAFETEWAGSENWDGCIVKSESECMDPKPSSWTKSEVSTVVTTDVPDIAPAGVLDYLKARVFPGEVMNEMLVYMTDNQAIGEDAAYEFLAKHEEVWTQWVTPEVAEKVKDAL from the coding sequence ATGATGAAATCTAAATTTTTTGCGGCCAGCGTTTTGGCTCTTGGTACCATGGCTGGTGGCGCTTTCGCCGCTGACGAATGTGGTGATCTCAAAGTGGCAGAGTTCAACTGGGCGTCTGGTGAGTTGATGGCCAATGTCGATGCTATCATCCTTGAAGAAGGCTTTGGCTGTGACGTTGAGCTGGTCAACGGCGGCACCAACACTCTGTTTGCCTCGATGAACGAAAAGGGCGAACCACAGATTGCGCCCGAGCTTTGGACCAATGCGGTGCGCGAGCCTTTGGCCAAAGCGGTTGAAGACGGTCACATGATCAAATTGCTTGATGGTCCGATCACGGGTCTGGGCGAGGGCTGGTGGGTGACACCGTCTTTTGCCGCCGAGCACCCGGAACTCGATACGGTTGAAAAGCTGATCGAACACCCGGAACTGTTCCCTTACTCTGAGGACAAAAGCAAAGGCGCCTTTATGGGCTGTCCGGCGGGGTGGGGCTGTCAGCCCGCCAACGCCAATATGTTCCGTGCCTTTGATATGGAAGCAAAAGGCTGGGTTCTGGTCGATCCGGGCTCTGCCGCAGGTCTCGAAGGCTCCATCGCGAAAGCGGCCGAGCGGGAACAGCCGTGGTTTGGCTACTACTGGAACCCGACCGCTGTGATCGGCAAATACAAACTGGTGCCTTTGGCGTTTGAAACCGAATGGGCCGGGTCTGAGAACTGGGACGGGTGTATCGTAAAATCCGAATCCGAGTGTATGGACCCGAAACCGTCGAGCTGGACCAAATCCGAAGTGTCGACAGTTGTCACCACCGACGTGCCGGACATCGCACCCGCAGGCGTTCTTGATTACCTCAAAGCTCGCGTTTTTCCGGGTGAGGTGATGAACGAGATGTTGGTCTACATGACCGACAACCAAGCGATTGGTGAAGATGCTGCCTATGAGTTCCTCGCCAAGCATGAAGAGGTGTGGACCCAGTGGGTGACACCTGAGGTGGCCGAAAAGGTCAAGGACGCGCTCTAA
- a CDS encoding ABC transporter permease: MLEFLTEFPSLGRQDLSSFKQGIDEGFRTFSRANGEAIEAFFNPLLKFLIWFEDVLTGAPWPLVILVIAALTWFGARSWKITVGAVISLLLIGIFGMWEDTMSTLAMITVATFLCVALGIPIGVLMSRSDRAQSLVTPILDVMQTIPSFVYLIPVVMLLGIGKVPGLIAVCIYAIPPIVRLTNLGIRLVDRDVMEAAEAFGASSREKLFGVQIPLALPNIFAGVNQTIMMALSMVVIASMIGVRGLGTQVLRAIGNQYLALGLMNGLAIVALAIIFDRVSQTYGKRLQAYRETGHG, encoded by the coding sequence ATGCTGGAGTTTTTAACCGAATTCCCCTCTCTTGGCCGACAGGACTTGTCGTCGTTCAAGCAGGGGATTGATGAAGGGTTTCGCACCTTCTCGCGCGCCAATGGCGAAGCGATCGAGGCCTTCTTCAATCCCCTTCTTAAATTTCTCATCTGGTTTGAGGATGTTTTAACCGGCGCGCCATGGCCGCTGGTCATTTTGGTGATCGCGGCACTGACATGGTTTGGCGCGCGCAGTTGGAAAATCACCGTGGGGGCGGTCATTTCGCTTTTGCTGATCGGCATCTTTGGGATGTGGGAAGACACCATGTCCACTTTGGCGATGATCACGGTGGCCACATTCCTGTGTGTGGCGTTGGGTATCCCGATTGGCGTGTTGATGTCGCGCAGTGACCGGGCGCAATCGCTTGTCACCCCGATCCTCGATGTGATGCAGACGATTCCGTCTTTCGTCTATCTCATTCCGGTCGTCATGTTGTTGGGCATCGGTAAGGTGCCGGGCCTGATTGCCGTATGCATTTATGCCATTCCGCCGATCGTGCGTTTGACCAATCTGGGCATTCGTTTGGTGGACCGCGATGTGATGGAGGCGGCAGAGGCCTTTGGCGCATCGAGCCGCGAGAAACTCTTTGGCGTGCAAATCCCGTTGGCTTTGCCGAACATCTTTGCCGGTGTGAACCAAACAATCATGATGGCACTGTCGATGGTGGTGATCGCGTCGATGATTGGTGTGCGTGGCCTTGGCACACAGGTGCTGCGTGCCATTGGCAACCAATACCTCGCTTTGGGCCTGATGAATGGCCTCGCCATTGTCGCTTTGGCGATTATTTTTGACCGCGTCAGCCAGACCTACGGCAAGCGCTTGCAAGCATATCGGGAGACAGGGCATGGCTGA
- a CDS encoding quaternary amine ABC transporter ATP-binding protein, translating into MAEVQVTETVPSTDTGEDAPKVRIKGLYKIFGEMPEAVLEHVCAGMSKPELMDLHNHALGLNDINLDIPAQKIQVIMGLSGSGKSTLIRHLNRLIEPTSGEIWVDGENVLTMDDKQLRDLRRFKMSMVFQKFGLLPHRTVLENAMYGLEIQGVDGKEADARARKWLDRVGLAGFEDQYPSQLSGGQQQRVGLARALATDADILLMDEAFSALDPLIRTDMQSILLELQEELHKTIIFITHDLDEALNIGDRIAILRDGEIIQSGDPQAIIMNPADDYITDFIKDVNRAKVVRVRSIMKAPANSQGKPVLTTDSIEDALPKLHKSPSKCCPVQRPDGTVCGNVTIDAAIEALKAPESEGDDVRYA; encoded by the coding sequence ATGGCTGAGGTTCAGGTGACAGAAACAGTGCCGAGCACAGATACGGGCGAAGACGCCCCGAAAGTGCGCATCAAAGGGCTCTATAAAATCTTTGGGGAAATGCCCGAAGCGGTGTTGGAGCATGTTTGCGCGGGGATGAGTAAGCCTGAGCTGATGGACCTTCACAACCATGCGTTGGGGCTTAATGACATCAACCTCGACATCCCGGCGCAGAAAATTCAGGTGATCATGGGGCTGTCAGGGTCGGGGAAATCCACCCTGATCCGCCACCTCAATCGCCTGATCGAACCGACCTCTGGCGAGATTTGGGTCGATGGCGAAAATGTTCTGACGATGGACGACAAACAGCTCCGCGATTTGCGGCGGTTCAAAATGTCGATGGTGTTTCAGAAATTCGGCCTCTTGCCGCACCGCACCGTGTTGGAAAATGCGATGTATGGGTTGGAGATCCAAGGCGTCGACGGCAAAGAAGCGGACGCGCGCGCGCGCAAATGGTTGGATCGGGTCGGTCTGGCCGGGTTTGAGGATCAATACCCTTCACAGCTCTCCGGGGGGCAACAACAGCGCGTGGGTCTGGCCCGCGCTTTGGCGACCGATGCGGACATCCTGCTGATGGACGAAGCCTTTTCAGCGCTCGATCCTTTGATCCGCACCGATATGCAGTCGATCCTGTTGGAGCTGCAAGAGGAGCTGCATAAGACCATCATCTTTATCACCCATGATTTGGACGAGGCGCTCAACATCGGCGACCGGATCGCGATTTTGCGGGATGGCGAGATCATTCAGTCCGGCGACCCACAGGCGATCATCATGAACCCGGCGGATGATTACATCACCGATTTCATCAAGGACGTGAACCGCGCCAAGGTCGTGCGCGTCCGGTCGATCATGAAAGCGCCTGCGAACTCGCAAGGCAAACCCGTGTTGACCACGGATTCGATTGAGGACGCGTTGCCGAAGCTGCACAAATCGCCAAGCAAATGCTGTCCGGTGCAGCGCCCTGATGGCACGGTGTGTGGCAATGTCACCATTGATGCGGCGATTGAGGCGCTCAAAGCCCCTGAGAGCGAAGGCGACGATGTGCGCTACGCCTGA
- a CDS encoding DUF2190 family protein — translation MKNFIQNGHIIRVTAPVGGITSGTAIIVGNIFGIAAYTSADGDPVELGTTGVYQLPKATTAVLTVGARVAWDNTAKNINLPGTGRFPVGIATEAAGNGITSVAVRLDGVGTVAA, via the coding sequence ATGAAGAACTTCATCCAGAACGGCCACATCATCCGCGTGACGGCCCCGGTGGGCGGGATCACCTCAGGCACCGCGATCATCGTGGGAAACATCTTTGGCATCGCTGCCTACACGTCGGCAGATGGCGATCCGGTCGAACTGGGCACCACAGGGGTCTATCAGCTGCCCAAGGCCACCACCGCCGTGCTGACGGTCGGCGCGCGGGTGGCATGGGACAATACGGCCAAGAACATCAACTTGCCGGGCACCGGGCGCTTCCCTGTCGGGATTGCGACCGAGGCAGCAGGGAACGGCATCACCAGCGTCGCTGTTCGGCTGGATGGCGTGGGGACGGTGGCAGCTTGA
- a CDS encoding phage head-tail joining protein, with amino-acid sequence MADLTQLTAWRDALMAARYQGIRTVEYDGKRVTYASDAEMAAALGDLNRQITGTTARIAVVRIQSSKGL; translated from the coding sequence ATGGCCGACCTCACCCAACTGACCGCCTGGCGCGACGCCCTAATGGCCGCCCGCTATCAGGGCATCCGCACCGTCGAATACGACGGCAAGCGGGTGACCTATGCCAGCGACGCGGAAATGGCGGCCGCGCTGGGCGACCTCAACCGGCAGATCACCGGCACCACGGCGCGCATCGCCGTGGTCCGTATCCAATCCTCGAAAGGGCTTTGA
- a CDS encoding prohead protease/major capsid protein fusion protein: MNDTITLLTRRADLAPASANRDDRTVEVIWSTGAAVRRRDMAGPYVERLSLAPEAVDLSRLQGASVLDAHRQSAVRDVLGSVQSADVDGQRGTALIRFSSRPEVEPLWQDVLSGILRHVSVGYSVEEWVESTDNGARVLTAVRWTPHEISLVPTPADPGAHIRMETNMTDTTITPAPPEMQTRAAINTEIRSIARIAGLDQSWIDGQIDAAADADTARRAAFDALATRSAPTIRTEQVRVEMGESQDDPGLRARQMGEALYARINPRHDLSEPARRYAYATPVDMAKELLTLRGESTMALSPASLVTRALHTTSDFPIILGDTVGRVLRDAYQAAPSGIRRLGRQTSARDFRSVNKIMLGEAPLLEKLNEHGEIKAGTMAEAREAYKIETWAKKIGITRQVLVNDDIGAFSDLARRMGQGAAETEARILVTLLEANSGNGPTLSDTKALFHADHGNKAGSGAVISDATLSAARLALRTQKGIEDRTIRVTPKNLLVPPALETVAEKWLASIAPATAADVNPFSGAMSLVVEPRLSSATRWYVTADPGEIDGLEFAYLSGNEGPQVESRSGWDVDGVEIRVILDFGAGFIDHRGWFQNAGA; this comes from the coding sequence ATGAATGACACCATCACCCTGCTGACGCGCCGCGCCGACCTGGCCCCAGCCAGCGCCAACCGCGATGACCGCACCGTCGAGGTGATCTGGTCCACCGGCGCGGCTGTGCGCCGCCGCGACATGGCTGGCCCGTATGTCGAACGCCTCAGCCTTGCGCCGGAAGCGGTGGACCTGTCGCGGCTGCAAGGGGCCAGCGTGCTGGATGCCCACCGGCAATCCGCCGTCCGCGATGTTCTGGGCAGCGTGCAATCCGCCGATGTCGATGGTCAGCGTGGCACGGCGCTGATCCGTTTTTCCTCGCGCCCCGAGGTGGAACCGCTCTGGCAGGATGTCCTGTCGGGGATCCTGCGGCACGTATCGGTTGGCTATTCGGTCGAGGAATGGGTCGAGAGCACAGACAACGGTGCGCGGGTGCTGACCGCCGTGCGCTGGACCCCACACGAGATTTCCCTCGTCCCCACCCCGGCTGACCCCGGCGCACATATCCGCATGGAGACCAACATGACCGACACCACCATCACCCCGGCCCCGCCCGAGATGCAGACCCGCGCCGCAATCAACACCGAAATCCGCTCCATCGCCCGCATCGCCGGGCTGGACCAGTCCTGGATCGACGGCCAGATCGACGCTGCCGCAGATGCCGACACCGCACGGCGCGCGGCCTTTGACGCTCTGGCCACTCGCAGCGCACCGACCATCCGCACCGAACAGGTGCGCGTCGAGATGGGCGAAAGCCAGGACGACCCGGGCTTGCGCGCCCGCCAGATGGGCGAGGCGCTGTATGCTCGCATCAACCCGCGCCACGACCTCAGCGAACCGGCGCGGCGCTATGCCTATGCGACGCCAGTGGACATGGCCAAGGAATTGCTGACCCTGCGCGGCGAGTCCACGATGGCGCTGTCGCCTGCGAGCCTCGTGACCCGGGCGCTGCACACCACCTCGGATTTCCCGATCATCCTCGGGGATACAGTGGGCCGCGTGCTGCGAGATGCCTACCAGGCCGCCCCTTCCGGAATCCGCCGCCTCGGCCGCCAGACCTCGGCTAGGGACTTCAGGTCGGTGAACAAGATAATGCTGGGCGAAGCCCCGCTGCTGGAAAAGCTGAACGAGCACGGAGAGATCAAGGCCGGGACGATGGCCGAGGCGCGCGAAGCCTACAAGATCGAGACCTGGGCGAAGAAGATCGGCATCACCCGGCAAGTGCTGGTCAACGACGACATCGGCGCGTTCTCGGACCTTGCGCGCCGCATGGGCCAGGGGGCGGCAGAAACCGAGGCGCGGATTCTCGTCACCCTGCTGGAGGCCAATAGCGGCAACGGCCCGACCTTGTCGGACACCAAGGCGCTGTTCCACGCTGACCACGGCAACAAGGCTGGCAGCGGCGCAGTGATCTCCGATGCGACTCTCTCTGCCGCGCGGCTGGCGCTGCGCACCCAGAAGGGCATCGAGGACCGCACGATTCGCGTAACGCCGAAGAACCTGCTGGTCCCTCCCGCGCTGGAGACCGTGGCGGAGAAATGGCTGGCATCCATCGCACCCGCAACCGCCGCCGACGTGAACCCGTTCTCGGGGGCGATGTCGCTGGTGGTGGAACCCCGCCTGTCCAGCGCCACGCGCTGGTATGTCACGGCAGACCCGGGTGAGATCGACGGCCTCGAATTCGCATACCTCTCGGGCAACGAGGGGCCGCAGGTCGAAAGCCGCTCCGGCTGGGATGTCGACGGCGTGGAAATCCGGGTGATCCTGGACTTCGGCGCGGGCTTTATCGACCACCGTGGCTGGTTCCAGAACGCGGGCGCGTAA
- a CDS encoding phage portal protein: MRTLLNRLFGFTRTRGFDAAGGGRRWEGQRTVDGLNTAILAGATTAARRAGWYARNNPWVAAAVDSLVGNVVGAGIKPQSTHPDRAVRERLQVLWLRWTDHADPGGLADFYGLQAMAVRAMVEGGESFARLRVVPDAPAVPLHIDLLDRDQVPLDLHRDIGGGARIRAGIEFNGAGQRTAYWVMRDRPGDPLTSLRLEPLRLPATDCLHLFKPLAAGQLRGITWLAPVLLRLHELDQFEDAALVKAKVAALFTGFITDPDGTAGGLSGTNTNGALTVGMEPGSLIPLPPGTDIRFSNPTESDAYGPFVKNHLRAVAAGMGLPYELVSGDLEGVTYSSIRAGLIEFRRRVEQLQHNVVVHLFCRPVWDRFVRLAVLSGDLPARDFDRDPAAYLGCEWLPPKFDYVDPKKDVEAEILAINAGLKSRRQAISERGYDAEQVDAEIAAGKARTDALGLSFGAPPDQKEDIPDE, from the coding sequence ATGCGGACGCTACTCAATCGCCTTTTCGGGTTCACGCGCACGCGCGGCTTTGACGCTGCGGGGGGCGGTCGGCGTTGGGAGGGCCAGCGCACCGTCGATGGGCTGAACACGGCGATCCTGGCGGGCGCGACGACGGCGGCGCGGCGGGCCGGATGGTATGCCCGCAACAACCCGTGGGTGGCGGCGGCGGTGGACAGCCTGGTGGGCAATGTCGTCGGCGCAGGGATCAAGCCACAATCGACCCATCCCGATCGGGCGGTGCGCGAACGGCTGCAGGTTCTTTGGTTGCGCTGGACCGATCATGCCGATCCCGGTGGGCTTGCCGACTTCTATGGGCTGCAGGCCATGGCCGTGCGCGCGATGGTCGAGGGCGGCGAGAGTTTCGCCCGGCTGCGCGTCGTGCCCGACGCCCCTGCCGTTCCCCTGCACATCGACCTGTTGGACCGGGACCAGGTGCCGCTGGACCTGCACCGCGATATTGGCGGCGGCGCGCGCATCCGGGCGGGGATCGAGTTCAATGGCGCTGGGCAGCGCACCGCCTATTGGGTGATGCGCGACCGGCCCGGCGATCCGCTGACGTCGCTGCGGCTGGAACCGCTGCGCTTGCCTGCCACGGATTGCCTGCACCTTTTCAAGCCGCTCGCCGCTGGCCAGTTGCGCGGGATCACCTGGCTCGCTCCGGTGCTGCTGCGGCTGCATGAGTTGGACCAATTCGAGGATGCTGCACTGGTGAAGGCCAAGGTGGCGGCTTTGTTCACCGGCTTCATCACTGATCCGGATGGCACGGCCGGAGGCCTGAGCGGAACGAACACCAATGGCGCGCTGACTGTGGGGATGGAGCCCGGCAGTCTGATCCCTCTGCCGCCCGGCACCGACATCCGGTTTTCCAACCCGACCGAAAGCGATGCCTACGGCCCCTTCGTGAAAAACCACCTCCGCGCCGTGGCCGCTGGCATGGGTCTGCCCTACGAACTGGTTTCGGGCGATCTGGAGGGCGTCACCTATTCCTCGATCCGGGCCGGGCTGATTGAGTTTCGTCGGCGGGTGGAGCAACTGCAGCACAACGTGGTCGTACATCTGTTCTGCCGCCCGGTCTGGGACCGCTTCGTGCGGCTGGCTGTGCTGTCAGGCGATCTGCCCGCGCGGGATTTCGACCGCGATCCCGCAGCCTATCTCGGCTGCGAATGGCTCCCGCCCAAGTTCGACTATGTCGATCCCAAGAAGGACGTGGAGGCAGAGATCCTCGCCATCAACGCTGGTCTCAAAAGCCGCCGCCAGGCGATTTCCGAACGGGGCTACGACGCCGAACAGGTCGATGCCGAGATTGCCGCCGGCAAGGCGCGTACTGATGCGCTGGGCCTGAGCTTCGGTGCGCCGCCCGACCAGAAGGAGGACATCCCCGATGAATGA
- a CDS encoding restriction endonuclease gives MDRDYVKSIADSGLTIYDHIEIGDPELWVPTPELEAILDERLRGISLAGLALRTRSKVVKESVCRALGYPVPSSFKKTQPRFVGQMFDTYAQKSNNLQVWNEELSPTRRYVILRVDEVDQIARVKVVNGEELAQLDTTGTLTQKYQARLVPGVALEELVSPTDTDALLPHTRAGANLAQTVSPIDHPAHGMVLPIGEVFERLRGAVGRSFPDAGWDQERNRGAALHRIVCELLGYADYRDDGRFPDVRNQLLEVKLQTSPTIDLGLVRPSSEEPLDVPQIAGTQVRHCDVRYALFYAQTDGTEVTLTRLYLTTGASFFSRFPQFGGKVLNKKLQIPLPSDFFYR, from the coding sequence ATGGACAGGGATTACGTAAAATCAATCGCAGACAGTGGTCTCACGATTTACGATCATATTGAAATTGGAGACCCAGAATTGTGGGTTCCCACACCTGAACTCGAGGCAATCCTCGACGAGAGGTTGCGCGGGATCAGCCTTGCCGGTCTAGCGCTTCGGACGAGATCGAAAGTGGTAAAGGAAAGCGTCTGCCGCGCTCTGGGCTACCCCGTGCCCTCCAGCTTCAAGAAAACACAGCCGCGATTTGTGGGCCAAATGTTCGACACCTACGCTCAGAAGTCAAACAACCTGCAAGTCTGGAACGAGGAGCTCTCCCCGACGCGCCGCTATGTCATCCTGCGTGTCGACGAGGTCGACCAGATCGCAAGGGTCAAGGTCGTCAACGGCGAGGAACTGGCGCAACTCGATACCACCGGCACACTGACGCAAAAGTATCAGGCGCGGCTGGTCCCTGGGGTGGCACTTGAGGAGCTGGTTTCCCCGACCGACACCGACGCCCTCCTGCCCCATACCCGGGCCGGGGCAAACCTAGCTCAAACAGTCAGCCCGATAGACCACCCAGCGCACGGCATGGTCCTGCCCATTGGCGAGGTTTTCGAGCGGCTTCGCGGCGCAGTTGGCCGGTCCTTCCCTGATGCCGGTTGGGATCAGGAACGCAACAGGGGTGCCGCGCTGCACCGCATCGTCTGCGAGCTTCTGGGCTATGCCGACTACCGCGACGATGGGCGCTTTCCCGATGTTCGCAACCAGTTGCTGGAGGTCAAGTTACAGACGTCGCCAACCATCGACCTCGGATTGGTCAGGCCATCGAGCGAGGAGCCGCTGGACGTGCCACAGATCGCCGGAACGCAGGTCCGCCACTGCGATGTTCGTTATGCCCTGTTCTATGCCCAAACGGACGGAACCGAAGTTACGCTTACCCGCCTTTACCTGACGACAGGAGCGAGCTTCTTCTCCCGCTTCCCGCAGTTTGGCGGGAAGGTGCTAAACAAGAAGCTCCAGATACCGCTGCCGTCAGACTTCTTCTACAGGTAG